A single genomic interval of Halichondria panicea chromosome 2, odHalPani1.1, whole genome shotgun sequence harbors:
- the LOC135331088 gene encoding ornithine decarboxylase-like isoform X1 — MHFRHFSIWIHLLLDPATYPAMEMQICETSTVQLDIVPDGEAALREHIKNKTTALGRENIDDSFYVVDLGRVLELHRDWVTALPTVTPFYAVKCNNDPALLKTLAALGTGFDCASKAEIKGMLDLGVTPSRIIYANPCKKLSHLKYAVEMGVETMTFDCDSELLKIQEECSSARLVLRIRADDPEAQWKLGIKFGCTVPEGKHLLSTAKNLGLNIIGVCFHVGSGSLSPRAYELALKMSAELFEYGYKIGYQFSLLDIGGGFPGDKGSKEVFQRVASAINSSLDSLFSSFPGLTVIAEPGFYFACSTHQIAVSVISKKSCDTKEGRKFMYYLNDGFYSAFRWISSYEVTPTPIVITESSGPLYPSILWGPTCDALDKFGRQYPPSRTKYRGLGLL, encoded by the exons atgcaCTTTAGACATTTCTCTATTTGGATACACCTCCTCCTAGATCCTGCCACCTACCCTGCAATGGAGATGCAGATCTGTGAGACCAGTACAGTTCAGCTGGACATTGTACCTGATGGTGAGGCAGCTCTGAGGGAACATATCAAAAACAAAACCACTGCTTTAGGGAGAGAA AACATTGATGACTCATTCTATGTTGTTGACCTTGGCCGGGTACTGGAGCTCCATAGAGACTGGGTGACTGCCCTGCCCACTGTCACTCCATTCTATGCTGTCAAATGCAACAACGACCCAGCTCTCTTGAAGACACTCGCTGCGCTAGGGACCGGCTTCGACTGTGCTAGCAAG GCTGAGATCAAGGGTATGTTGGATTTGGGAGTTACTCCAAGTCGTATTATTTACGCCAATCCCTGCAAAAAGCTCTCTCATCTAAAGTATGCAGTCGAGATGGGTGTTGAGACAATGACCTTTGACTGCGATTCTGAACTGCTCAAGATACAAGAAGAGTGTTCATCTGCAAG GCTTGTTCTGCGGATCAGAGCTGATGACCCGGAGGCTCAATGGAAACTTGGAATAAAGTTCGGCTGCACGGTACCTGAAGGTAAACATCTTCTGAGTACTGCTAAAAACCTGGGGCTAAACATCATTGGTGTATG TTTCCATGTCGGGAGTGGATCTCTATCTCCCAGAGCATATGAGCTAGCCCTGAAGATGTCTGCTGAACTGTTTGAGTACGGCTATAAGATTGGTTATCAGTTTAGTCTGTTGGACATTGGAGGAGGTTTCCCTGGAGACAAGGGCTCTAAAGAGGTCTTTCAGCGAGTGGCCAGTGCCATCAACTCCAGTCTGGACTCTCTCTTCAGCTCATTCCCAGGACTCACTGTCATCGCTGAGCCAG GTTTCTATTTTGCCTGCTCCACCCACCAAATAGCAGTGTCCGTAATTAGCAAGAAGTCGTGTGACACGAAGGAAGGGCGGAAGTTCATGTATTATCTTAATGATGGCTTCTATAGTGCATTCAGGTGGATCTCATCTTATGAAGTCACACCAACTCCTATTGTTATTACG GAATCCTCTGGTCCTCTCTACCCCTCCATTCTGTGGGGACCCACCTGTGACGCACTTGACAAATTTGGGAGACAATATCCTCCTTCCAGAACTAAATATCGGGGACTGGGTCTACTTTGA
- the LOC135331088 gene encoding ornithine decarboxylase-like isoform X2, with translation MNIDDSFYVVDLGRVLELHRDWVTALPTVTPFYAVKCNNDPALLKTLAALGTGFDCASKVLYYKFLFCFTFSQTKQAEIKGMLDLGVTPSRIIYANPCKKLSHLKYAVEMGVETMTFDCDSELLKIQEECSSARLVLRIRADDPEAQWKLGIKFGCTVPEGKHLLSTAKNLGLNIIGVCFHVGSGSLSPRAYELALKMSAELFEYGYKIGYQFSLLDIGGGFPGDKGSKEVFQRVASAINSSLDSLFSSFPGLTVIAEPGFYFACSTHQIAVSVISKKSCDTKEGRKFMYYLNDGFYSAFRWISSYEVTPTPIVITESSGPLYPSILWGPTCDALDKFGRQYPPSRTKYRGLGLL, from the exons ATG AACATTGATGACTCATTCTATGTTGTTGACCTTGGCCGGGTACTGGAGCTCCATAGAGACTGGGTGACTGCCCTGCCCACTGTCACTCCATTCTATGCTGTCAAATGCAACAACGACCCAGCTCTCTTGAAGACACTCGCTGCGCTAGGGACCGGCTTCGACTGTGCTAGCAAGGTTTTGTATTATAAATTCTTATTTTGTTTTACTTTCTCACAAACCAAACAGGCTGAGATCAAGGGTATGTTGGATTTGGGAGTTACTCCAAGTCGTATTATTTACGCCAATCCCTGCAAAAAGCTCTCTCATCTAAAGTATGCAGTCGAGATGGGTGTTGAGACAATGACCTTTGACTGCGATTCTGAACTGCTCAAGATACAAGAAGAGTGTTCATCTGCAAG GCTTGTTCTGCGGATCAGAGCTGATGACCCGGAGGCTCAATGGAAACTTGGAATAAAGTTCGGCTGCACGGTACCTGAAGGTAAACATCTTCTGAGTACTGCTAAAAACCTGGGGCTAAACATCATTGGTGTATG TTTCCATGTCGGGAGTGGATCTCTATCTCCCAGAGCATATGAGCTAGCCCTGAAGATGTCTGCTGAACTGTTTGAGTACGGCTATAAGATTGGTTATCAGTTTAGTCTGTTGGACATTGGAGGAGGTTTCCCTGGAGACAAGGGCTCTAAAGAGGTCTTTCAGCGAGTGGCCAGTGCCATCAACTCCAGTCTGGACTCTCTCTTCAGCTCATTCCCAGGACTCACTGTCATCGCTGAGCCAG GTTTCTATTTTGCCTGCTCCACCCACCAAATAGCAGTGTCCGTAATTAGCAAGAAGTCGTGTGACACGAAGGAAGGGCGGAAGTTCATGTATTATCTTAATGATGGCTTCTATAGTGCATTCAGGTGGATCTCATCTTATGAAGTCACACCAACTCCTATTGTTATTACG GAATCCTCTGGTCCTCTCTACCCCTCCATTCTGTGGGGACCCACCTGTGACGCACTTGACAAATTTGGGAGACAATATCCTCCTTCCAGAACTAAATATCGGGGACTGGGTCTACTTTGA
- the LOC135331089 gene encoding Krueppel-like factor 10: MLGACCTLSALCTALRLHQSVNLQKHFTEGPRNQSMAYLSPPNSPESKTMESDGMSLQDAGALDRRTTTAVESLLRLGNSPSPTPQSNQWRPPSPSPSVISGSPDNQLSPLRTTTDEGIASKTPSLPTPMMPSVGIPILPTTLIPSFMSSMTSNGVPITINGQFFPPGKVVVLSEANQQAITQLVQTNPTLSVVPVLTSSPEISDPPSPTSSVDDDRAKPFSCQVSGCSKMYYKSSHLKAHMRIHTGEKPYLCSWEGCERRFARSDELARHKRTHTGEKKYECPMCNRKFMRSDHLSKHAKRHLAVKKVPLWKQEVEKLKQMQLSQSQA, encoded by the exons ATGCTGGGAGCATGCTGTACACTATCAGCACTCTGCACGGCACTAAGGTTGCATCAGAGCGTTAATCTCCAAAAACACTTCACAGAAGGGCCCAGGAATCAATCAATGGCCTATCTAAGTCCACCGAACTCTCCAGAAAGCAAGACAATGGAATCTGATGGAATGTCACTACAG GACGCTGGAGCTCTCGACAGACGAACGACTACAGCCGTGGAATCATTGCTACGACTTGGCAACAGTCCCTCTCCCACCCCCCAGTCTAATCAATGGCGTCCCCCGTCACCCTCGCCCTCTGTTATCAGTGGAAGTCCAGACAATCAACTCTCACCCCTCAGGACCACCACTGATGAAGGAATTGCTTCGAAaactccctccctccccacaCCAATGATGCCAAGTGTAGGAATT CCTATCCTGCCCACCACTCTCATACCATCCTTCATGAGTTCTATGACCAGCAATGGAGTTCCTATCACCATCAATGGACAATTTTTTCCACCGGGAAAAGTGGTAGTACTCTCGGAAGCCAACCAGCAAGCCATCACACAACTTGTACAGACAAACCCTACACTCTCTGTGGTCCCTGTTCTAACCTCTTCTCCTGAAATAAGTGACCCACCAAGCCCAACCTCTTCTGTTGATGATGACAGAGCGAAACCGTTTTCCTGCCAAGTCAGCGGGTGTAGCAAGATGTATTACAAGAGCTCGCATTTGAAGGCGCATATGAGAATACACACTGGGGAAAAACCGTACCTGTGTTCGTGGGAGGGGTGTGAAAGACGTTTTGCAAGATCCGATGAACTGGCTCgtcacaaacgcacacacactggagaGAAAAAGTACGAATGTCCAATGTGTAATCGAAAATTTATGCGAAGTGATCATCTGTCAAAACATGCCAAGAGGCACTTGGCAGTTAAGAAAGTTCCTCTGTGGAAGCAAGAAGTGGAAAAGTTAAAGCAGATGCAACTGAGTCAAAGTCAAGCATAA
- the LOC135331093 gene encoding XK-related protein 4-like, translated as MSEEDDKCCDCEHNAGCIYCWDDSGNKFPPIRTFFLIGSFLFYISDVVLDIWVAYEHYLSAQNGDEASNYYFQATLFFILVPIVMINFLSWGLYAWGWMTFRIRKIRNYCTVHAVPMHTYHLINWPWYHRSNSVKRQQSRDCSNDIELDEITSIQREESPRSPSVDGGSPRHFFPQLKYRTHSQNDSQSTPMLEDTDTGLEFYPLDFLFTSEFIVVTILHILQLGYVFRVTRLLYKRKQDKYSFDRYRDLSFLRLMEAFLESAPQFVLQLYIATVKTEIRLLYSIITPLSLIVSVCSLALAVGDYISAAKDLNYYDPPPNHKRTPRLSWAGYFIIIFWHLFMISGRGITLALFTFTFGRYLFLIIGIHYFAMVYWMYWQNADVFIKSSDDYYLSYSNRSRRGSGVRHKNRLIDRRSLRSCLDPRNSLCKNYGIEFIIAAFNLFFHFKIKDGNSIQTLVPFYVITFVENTLMILLWYFSQDFEQKVWYSEAAIVTVFVTFLLGVGLVVVYYLWFQPSEQKEVEREPDLEHPTMTCSLNRLYTRN; from the coding sequence ATGTCTGAAGAAGACGACAAGTGTTGTGACTGTGAGCACAATGCAGGCTGCATTTACTGCTGGGATGACTCTGGAAACAAATTTCCTCCAATCAGAACTTTCTTCCTGATTGGATCGTTTCTATTCTATATTTCTGACGTTGTACTAGATATTTGGGTTGCATACGAGCACTACCTTTCTGCTCAGAATGGAGACGAAGCTTCAAACTACTACTTTCAAGCTACACTCTTCTTTATTCTTGTTCCGATTGTGATGATTAACTTCCTCTCTTGGGGCCTGTACGCTTGGGGTTGGATGACATTTCGTATCAGAAAAATCAGAAACTATtgcacagtacatgcagttcCGATGCATACATATCACCTTATCAACTGGCCGTGGTATCATAGGTCAAATTCGGTAAAGAGGCAGCAAAGCAGAGATTGTAGTAACGACATTGAATTAGACGAGATTACCTCTATTCAAAGAGAAGAATCTCCAAGAAGTCCTTCAGTAGACGGTGGCTCTCCCAGACACTTTTTTCCACAACTGAAATACAGAACACACTCTCAAAATGACTCTCAATCCACTCCAATGCTGGAAGATACAGACACTGGTTTGGAGTTCTACCCACTTGACTTCCTCTTCACAAGTGAATTTATAGTTGTCACCATCCTACACATTTTGCAGTTGGGCTATGTATTCCGTGTTACTCGACTACTGTACAAACGCAAACAAGACAAGTACTCGTTCGATCGCTATAGGGATCTGTCATTTTTGAGATTAATGGAAGCCTTTCTGGAATCTGCCCCACAATTTGTTCTGCAGCTCTACATTGCAACAGTGAAGACAGAGATAAGATTACTCTACAGCATTATCACTCCTCTCTCGTTGATAGTTTCAGTGTGCTCACTCGCACTAGCTGTGGGGGATTACATATCGGCCGCAAAAGACCTCAACTATTATGACCCCCCACCTAATCACAAGAGAACGCCTCGACTCTCTTGGGCTGGCTACTTCATTATCATATTCTGGCACCTGTTTATGATATCTGGTCGAGGTATCACTTTGGCACTGTTTACTTTCACTTTCGGTAGGTATCTGTTTTTGATTATTGGGATACACTATTTTGCGATGGTTTACTGGATGTATTGGCAGAATGCTGATGTGTTTATCAAAAGTTCCGATGACTACTACTTGAGCTACTCAAACAGGAGCAGACGAGGTAGTGGTGTGAGGCACAAAAACCGATTAATTGACAGAAGATCTCTGAGATCATGCTTAGACCCTCGAAACTCCCTCTGCAAAAACTATGGCATTGAGTTTATTATTGCCGCATTTAATTTGTTTTTCCACTTCAAAATAAAAGACGGAAACAGCATTCAAACATTGGTTCCTTTCTATGTTATCACTTTTGTCGAGAATACTTTAATGATACTGCTGTGGTACTTCTCACAAGACTTTGAGCAAAAAGTATGGTATTCTGAAGCTGCTATTGTTACGGTGTTTGTTACTTTCCTCCTAGGTGTGGGTCTAGTGGTGGTGTATTATTTATGGTTCCAGCCCAGTGAGCAGAAGGAGGTGGAACGTGAACCTGACCTTGAGCACCCAACCATGACATGCTCTCTCAATCGATTGTATACGAGAAATTGA
- the LOC135331097 gene encoding inositol monophosphatase 3-like, translated as MATDLRFNRNGAPILFAIGLVVMLFILYRVHWSRETVRISEVLSASIILAERGGRRIVEIRKMTDAEIGRLSKGRTNEGKDEFVTLGDKESHEIIVSGFQSLWPNLPIQSEESDLTTMKVEPISSELHTEISEMLRGRDDPVPMDDLTVWIDPLDATQEYTEGGNDPDLLMYVTVMVCIAVKGRPIAGVIYQPYQQIKGLRTEGITKWAWVGHGVSESLEVEHLKAEQGKTANIRIISSRSHSGDVKQVADKAFPNKNVEHMVAAGSGYKVLQVMENRADLYLHTTAIKKWDICAGNAILNAGGGKMTTRKGVEIDYSFKGSEKNPDGLVVALDTNFDDYLSRLRIK; from the exons ATGGCTACGGATCTCAGATTCAACCGCAATGGAGCGCCCATTTTATTTGCCATCGGGTTGGTAGTGATGCTGTTCATCTTGTACCGAGTGCATTGGTCGAGAGAGACTGTTCGTATCTCTGAGGTGCTTTCTGCTTCCATTATATTAGCTGAAAGAGGAGGGCGGAGGATTGTAGAGATACGGAAAATGACCGATGCCGAAATCGGAAGGCTATCCAAGGGACGCACTAATGAAGGAAAGGATGAATTCGTCACCTTGGGTGATAAG GAGTCGCATGAGATCATAGTGTCTGGTTTCCAGTCGCTGTGGCCCAACTTACCCATACAGTCCGAAGAGAGTGATTTGACCACAATGAAAGTTGAACCAATATCGTCTGAGCTTCACACAGAAATAAGTGAGATGCTTCGAGGCAGAGATGATCCGGTGCCTATGG ATGACCTCACAGTGTGGATTGACCCACTAGATGCTACCCAGGAGTACACAGAGGGTGGAAATGACCCTGACCTATTAATGTACGTCACCGTGATGGTGTGTATCGCTGTGAAGGGAAGACCGATTGCTGGAGTCATTTATCAACCATATCAGCAGATCAAAGGCCTCAGAACTGAGGGGATCACTAAATGGGCGTGGGTTGGTCATGGGGTGTCTGAATCATTAGAAGTAGAACATCTTAAGGCAGAGCAGGGGAAAACGGCGAACATTCGAATTATTTCCTCGAGATCACATTCTGGAGATGTCAAACAGGTTGCTGATAAAGCGTTTCCTAATAAAAATGTGGAGCATATGGTGGCTGCTGGTTCCGGCTATAAAGTGTTGCAGGTAATGGAGAATCGTGCTGACCTTTACCTGCACACTACTGCCATTAAGAAATGGGACATTTGTGCTGGGAACGCTATTTTGAATGCTGGGGGTGGGAAGATGACCACAAGAAAAGGAGTGGAGATTGATTACAGCTTTAAGGGGAGCGAGAAAAACCCTGATGGATTAGTGGTAGCATTGGACACAAACTTTGATGACTATCTTAGCAGATTGAGAATTAAGTGA
- the LOC135331092 gene encoding guanylate kinase-associated protein mars-like, which translates to MASRMNSKESLYKKRTLGMANREVRAKLKSQQSKTKRDDLLASKRRIPLSIIQEEKSSPKPKKATTKSQESELRLQKLREWKKARDEAKKKSQQAKKPLVPTTTKPKAHNIFNPKPWVSTTTTTNNSFGKSKTIQKSEKPVAKPMPKPAAVKTVRPAVKSTRLAVSVASTKSTALKTIKPTTKPPTATTKAPKKLPVKPKEDTSKAMKLRPQTRSMTKSVVSKVKAESKKSCSTKIRTNCGSKLKSPPTKSSKRTVTTRSVSMVATKNTAEMMDITVEMSNPAPEDESLSQQITPPRTRRYDPVRPSPLLRSHSASVKRRETQLFLGPSPVIDPAWMPGQRNNFKSFVQPNFDDDFRSFSPFKFGGSDNNFQFTFRKQLSETMADSLEDDLIQTPVTPDSRIVRKSVGSGRKGSVKRNVSMDEGAMIVEVVNEEASGEEMEAGAPALKDSSPEVTEPHIDIAYFRKLHSDVVASLSSLCEMWEGKTSALEDNQPGPNTEEVLGQMRTTVCQGRLLMRKKLAQYLGLVSIAETQSGERETTSQDLQGFWDMVYFQVEDVYKKFHDLEALENNGWTVKAPTPKKKKATKKRVAKKTTAASATSCTEESERLQAARERREAQRNKLKEMRMAAKRAREEATIVQEEGQQEEENVFTTPKKSRIDKLSSPKSGSAFKNGRRRSLRVRNRSIFSPCVREETLCDAPCNDILIAPLISFD; encoded by the exons ATGGCGTCCAGAATGAATAGTAAAGAATCGCTCTACAAGAAGAGGACACTGGGGATGGCTAACAGGGAGGTCAGGGCAAAACTGAAGTCCCAGCAGAGCAAGACCAAGCGTGATGATCTCCTGGCCTCAAAGAGGAGGATTCCTCTGAGTATCATTCAGGAGGAAAAATCATCTCCCA AGCCCAAGAAGGCGACGACGAAGTCGCAGGAATCAGAGCTACGACTACAGAAGCTTAGAGAATGGAAGAAAGCAAGAGACGAGGCTAAGAAGAAATCTCAGCAGGCCAAGAAACCGCTTGTACCAACTACAACTAAACCAAAAGCTCATAACATCTTCAACCCCAAGCCATGGGTGTCGACGACCACCACAACTAACAACTCATTCGGCAAATCAAAAACAATTCAGAAATCGGAGAAACCTGTTGCTAAGCCTATGCCCAAGCCAGCTGCTGTGAAAACTGTTCGACCTGCTGTTAAATCGACAAGACTGGCTGTATCTGTAGCCAGCACTAAATCAACTGCTTTGAAGACCATCAAGCCAACAACTAAACCACCCACAGCCACAACCAAAGCTCCAAAGAAACTTCCAGTTAAACCAAAAGAAGACACCTCCAAAGCTATGAAATTGCGCCCTCAAACCAGAAGTATGACAAAATCTGTCGTGTCTAAAGTCAAGGCTGAATCTAAGAAGAGCTGCTCTACAAAAATCCGAACTAACTGTGGAAGCAAGTTGAAGAGTCCCCCTACCAAGTCGTCAAAAAGGACTGTCACCACTCGTAGCGTTTCTATGGTGGCAACCAAAAACACAGCTGAAATGATGGATATCACAGTTGAAATGTCTAATCCAGCACCTGAAGATGAATCTCTCTCGCAACAAATCACGCCCCCAAGGACTAGACGCTATGATCCGGTACGCCCCTCCCCTTTACTACGCAGCCACTCAGCAAGTGTGAAACGTCGTGAAACACAGCTGTTTTTAGGACCCTCTCCCGTTATAGACCCTGCTTGGATGCCTGGACAAAGAAATAACTTCAAGAGTTTTGTGCAGCCCAATTTCGATGACGATTTTCGCAGTTTCAGTCCATTTAAATTCGGAGGTTCCGACAACAATTTTCAATTCACTTTTCGTAAACAGCTGTCCGAGACGATGGCGGACTCGCTGGAGGATGACTTGATCCAAACACCAGTAACACCAGATTCTCGAATTGTGCGTAAGAGTGTTGGTAGTGGTCGTAAGGGCTCGGTGAAAAGGAATGTCAGTATGGACGAGGGTGCGATGATTGTGGAGGTGGTCAACGAGGAAGCCAGTGGAGAGGAGATGGAGGCTGGGGCACCTGCACTTAAGG ACAGCTCCCCTGAGGTGACAGAGCCACACATAGACATTGCGTATTTCAGGAAGCTCCACTCGGATGTTGTGGCCAGTCTGAGCTCTCTGTGTGAGATGTGGGAGGGTAAAACCAGTGCTCTGGAGGACAACCAACCTGGCCCAAACACGGAGGAAG TGCTGGGTCAGATGCGTACTACTGTGTGCCAGGGTAGACTGCTGATGAGGAAGAAACTGGCCCAGTACTTGGGCCTGGTGAGCATTGCCGAGACACAAAGTGGAGAGAGGGAGACCACCTCGCAGGACCTACAG GGTTTCTGGGACATGGTGTATTTCCAAGTGGAGGATGTCTACAAGAAGTTCCATGATCTAGAGGCTTTGGAGAATAATGGGTGGACAGTCAAGGCCCCTACCCCTAAGAAGAAGAAGGCCACAAAG AAACGAGTGGCTAAGAAGACTACTGCTGCTTCTGCTACCAGCTGTACTGAGGAGAGTGAGCGTTTGCAGGCTGCCAGGGAGAGACGAGAGGCTCAGAGAAACAAATTGAAGGAGATGAGAATGGCTGCCAAAAGAGCAAGAGAGGAGGCCACTATTGTGCAGGAGGAAGGCCAGCAGGAGGAAGAGAATGTCTTCACCACGCCCAAGAAATCAAGAATTG ATAAACTCTCTTCCCCCAAGAGTGGCTCTGCATTTAAGAATGGCCGTAGACGATCTCTCCGTGTCAGAAACAGATCCATCTTCTCCCCGTGTGTAAGAGAGGAGACTCTTTGTGATGCCCCCTGCAATGACATTCTTATAGCACCTTTGATCTCATTTGACTAA
- the LOC135331094 gene encoding regulator of chromosome condensation-like has protein sequence MPRGKTTKPKKATTIEEPKRRTGRTRGRGKAMASSESKVAVGSKRKYKTAASTDAAPPEEAVVPVPKRQKAGTSRATEETDRAVFVNVKAPKPEPEKRGETGAKISHHSHRQEPGEVMTFGQGDIGQLGLGEDIDERKKPSPVRGDLEGEEVVQLVCGGMHTVALTRDGKVYTWGCNDEGALGRPTIEGEEYSPGLMVGLEDVVIVQVSAGDCHTASLTNTGVVYCCGVFRDSNGPFGLAQPGPPSPSPIVVYDSPTSRAIKVVSGSDHVVVLTNEGDLFSFGCAEQGQLGRVPECFSARGGRKGVKYLLDPQMVRFRKSRGVKTKFSDVFCGSYTTYAYTQSRHLFAWGLNNYGQLGVNDVVIRYVPEQLPSDCLDTSEDTDGSREELEIAGGQHHSLLCHRGSVFVMGRREYGRLGMGEEEKTEPLLPTRLPTLTDIVSVAAGSVCSFAVSRSGQVYSWGMGTSLQLGNGKEDDIWKPTPITGKNIINRKVIASSSGGQHTALLVSLPNES, from the exons ATGCCACGAGGAAAGACCACTAAACCCAAGAAAGCAACGACCATTGAGGAACCGAAGAGAAGGACAGGCAGGACAAGAGGTCGAGGCAAAGCAATGGCCAGTAGCGAGAGCAAGGTAGCAGTGGGCAGCAAGAGAAAGTACAAGACTGCCGCTTCTACAG ATGCTGCACCACCAGAAGAAGCGGTTGTTCCTGTGCCCAAGAGACAAAAGGCCGGCACCAGCCGTGCAACAGAAG AAACTGACAGGGCTGTGTTTGTGAACGTCAAGGCCCCTAAACCAGAGCCCGAGAAAAGGGGAGAGACGGGTGCCAAAATTTCCCACCACTCACACAGACAAGAGCCGGGGGAG GTGATGACATTTGGTCAAGGAGACATTGGGCAGCTTGGTCTAGGGGAGGATATTGATGAGAGGAAGAAGCCGAGCCCAGTGCGTGGAGACTTAGAGGGAGAGGAGGTGGTCCAgttggtgtgtggggggatgcACACGGTCGCCCTCACTCGGGACGGAAAG GTGTATACGTGGGGTTGCAACGACGAAGGTGCCCTTGGACGACCCACTATAGAGGGGGAGGAGTATAGCCCTGGTCTGATGGTGGGACTAGAGGATGTGGTCATTGTACAAGTCTCGGCAGGTGACTGTCACACGGCTTCCCTCACTAACACTGGAGTGGTCTACTGCTGCGGAGTGTTCAGG GATTCTAACGGTCCCTTTGGATTGGCCCAGCCTGGTCCCCCTTCCCCTTCTCCCATTGTGGTCTATGACTCCCCCACAAGCCGAGCTATCAAGGTAGTTTCCGGTAGTGACCATGTGGTGGTACTAACAAACGAAGGAGACTTGTTTAGCTTTGGGTGTGCAGAGCAGGGCCAATTGGGGAGAGTTCCCGAATGTTTCAGTGCTCGTGGTGGTCGCAAGGGCGTGAAATATCTACTTGATCCTCAGATGGTTCGATTTCGTAAATCTCGTGGAGTCAAGACCAAATTTTCAGATGTTTTTTGCGGCAGCTACACAACATATGCTTACACTCAGTCACGGCACCTCTTTGCTTGGGGGCTCAACAATTATGGCCAACTAGGAGTGAACGATGTTGTTATTCGATATGTACCTGAGCAATTACCTAGCGATTGTCTGGACACATCTGAAGACACTGACGGCTCGAGAGAAGAACTGGAGATAGCCGGAGGTCAACACCATTCTTTGTTATGTCACCGTGGCAGTGTGTTTGTGATGGGGCGAAGGGAATACGGAAGACTGGGTATGGGGGAGGAGGAAAAAACTGAGCCTCTTTTGCCAACTAGACTACCCACTCTGACGGACATTGTGAGTGTGGCTGCCGGCTCTGTGTGTTCGTTTGCTGTGTCGCGTTCCGGACAGGTGTATTCGTGGGGAATGGGGACGTCCCTGCAATTAGGCAATGGTAAAGAGGACGACATTTGGAAGCCCACTCCCATCACTGGAAAGAATATTATAAATCGAAAAGTGATTGCATCGTCATCTGGAGGGCAACACACAGCTCTGTTAGTCAGCCTTCCAAATGAATCTTAG
- the LOC135332218 gene encoding replication protein A 32 kDa subunit-like gives MEPYGGGGGGGYGGGGGGGYGGGGGGGYGGGGGGYGGGGGGGYGGGGGGGFIQNSQGFSSSPGIGSSPSGGRGRAGKPQAVKPMTAAQLQTVEDTGENVFKVDGKDIGMVSLVGEVMEVKESATTMVYILDDRTGPWVKVQRWIEDQSAPVDPTERSTCREGMYVKVIGNIKTFNNQKSVTAFSVCPIEDFNEVTHHLSEVMVGHLAATKGAPVPEQFKGHQTSSEGWGAPMATSTQMTTPNRGGGGMYSGAQQHDSGLNPVQQQTLNVISGCHNDHGINIKELIKTMSQHGHVEAPVRNAVDFLCNEGHIYSTVDDDHYKSTDA, from the exons ATGGAGCCCTATGGTGGTGGTGGCGGGGGTGGATatggtggaggtggtgggggtggatatggtggaggtggtgggggTGGGTACGGTGGAGGTGGCGGAGGATAcggtggaggtggtgggggtgggtacggtggaggtggtgggggtggtTTCATCCAGAACTCTCAGGGATTTTCTTCGTCTCCAGGCATTGGATCATCTCCcagtggagggagggga CGAGCGGGGAAACCCCAGGCAGTCAAACCAATGACAGCGGCACAGCTGCAAACGGTTGAGGACACAGGAGAAAACGTGTTCAAAGTGGACGGCAAAGATATAGGAATG GTGTCCCTAGTTGGAGAAGTTATGGAGGTCAAAGAGAGTGCTACTACTATGGTCTACATACTCGATGATCGCACCGGGCCATGGGTCAAAGTTCAGCGATGGATAGAGGATCAGTCGGCACCTGTTGACCCCACCGAGAGGTCAACATGCAGGGAGGGGATGTACGTGAAGGTCATCGGTAATATAAAGACGTTTAACAACCAGAAGAGTGTGACTGCATTCTCTGTGTGTCCCATTGAGGACTTCAATGAGGTGACACACCACCTGTCTGAAGTGATGGTGGGTCACTTGGCTGCCACCAAAGGAGCCCCTGTG CCTGAGCAGTTCAAAGGTCACCAGACCTCTTCGGAGGGGTGGGGGGCACCGATGGCCACTAGCACACAGATGACGACCCCCAACAGAGGAGGGGGCGGCATGTACTCCGGGGCACAGCAGCACGACTCGGGACTCAATCCAGTGCAACAACAGACGCTCAATGTGATATCGGGTTGCCATAACGACCATGGGATAAATATCAAGGAGCTCATCAAGACCATGAGTCAGCACGGCCACGTGGAGGCGCCAGTCAG GAATGCAGTTGACTTTCTGTGCAATGAGGGACACATTTACTCTACGGTGGATGATGACCATTACAAGTCCACGGACGCTTAA